The genomic segment AACCTCATAGGCTGGTTTCTTATCCACTTGCTGTACTTGTCCACAACAGGGTAAGGTTCAGCCCTGAAGCCCATCTCCTGGCATTGCCCGTGGGGACattcttgtggagacaaagaaTGCAACAAATCCACTACTCAAAGGACGATTGCATTCACGTATGGCTCTGCTCGTACTTGGGCTCCACGATGCAACATAGCCCTCAAGTGCGGCCTGTTGTCACACAGCGGACGGTACGAAAGTTGGTGGGATGATAATAGTGAGAAGGCCAGCATTAGATTACAGGATTTGGTGGGctggtcagtggcaaatggaattcaatccagataagtgcgAGTTgattgcacttgggcaggacaaacaagataAGGAGATACACGATAAATGGAGGACCCTGGAAAACACCGAGGATCTGAGGGACcaggtgtgcatgtacactggttcGTTAAAGTTGCGGAGCAAGTTGATAGTGATTAAAAAGGCACCTGGTATACTTGTGTTTATTAGCCAAGgcgtagagtttaagagcagggtagGTTCTGCTGGAACTCTGTAAAACGTTGGTtatgccacagctagagtattgtgagcagttctggaatccacataacaggagggatgtgacagccactggaaagggtgcagaggggatttaccaggatgttgcctgggctggagagtttgagttatgaggaaagattggatagactgggattgttttactTGGGAgtagaggagattgagggggagaTGATTGAGATGGATAAGATTCTGAGGagtacagatagagtagacaggaagaaacgtttctccttggtggagggatcaatgcctAGAttgaaggtaaggggcaggaggtttacaggggatgtgaggaaaaatctttcacccagagggtggtgggagtctggaactcgctgcctgaaaggggggtggaggcagagaccctcagaacattgaaaagtatttagatgtacacttgcaaggccaagtgctggaaaatgggattagaataatccCATTAGAATAATCTCAAGGTGGTTGTCTTTGATTGGTGAAGAggagatgggccgaagggccccttCTGTGCTATAGACCCCTATGCCTCTGTGACAATTAGACAGACAGACCGCATCCCTCCGAAGGGCAGGTCATGATGGTGAATCGGAAAGAAGCCCAACAGATCTGGCACTACTTATTTTGGCGTTGAGACAAATAGAGGCATTTTACAAATGATCAATAATATATTTGCAGCATCAGACAGGTTTACTTAATATAGAATGCTTGAGAATCTTcataatttaaattcaaattcccTTTGCTAGCTTCTTGCAATGGGGATACGGGTCACCCCCATGGCCCACTCTCACGGTCTGTATTCGGACCCAAGGAAACAGTGGAGGAGTCCAGTGGGAAACAAAGCAGCAGACGGGCTACTGTTCGCCAGGAGCCCACGGTGCCCTCACACCACAGCTTATCGTTTCTGCAGCACACTGCGGTCATGCTTCCGGATGATGTCCATCAGATTCTTCCCATTCACCGTGTCTTTCTGCGCTCGCTGCTTGTTCCTCATCTGCTCTCTGCGCTGCTGCTCGTTCAAGTACGGCGAGTTGAGGAGCTGTGGGGGCAGCAGCGTACCTGTTGGCTTCACCCGCTTCACCAGTTCCAGGAAAtgcctgctgctgctgttattcACGAAGGTGATGGCTGTTCCCCGATGGCCCAACCGTCCTGCTCTCCCCACCTGGAAAAACAAGCACGTACAAGTTGAGTTAGAGTAACACTTAGCCACAGTCTGGGCCTGGAGCTGCAGGCTTTACTAAAACCACATGACAGCACGTCCAATGAAGATGTTGCTGTTTCATTCAAAGATTTAACCCTATTTAATAGAGCCACAGCTCTGTTGGCAGAGCCAtgaagttgtgggttcaagacccattGTAGAAAGCTGAGCACAAAGATCTAGGCCAAAACTTGAGAGCAATAATGAGCAAATGCTTTTGGAGGTGACgtctttcaaatgacacattaaaCCCGTTTGCTCTTacggggtggcacggtaacagtggttagaactgttgcttcacagtgccagggacctgggctgggtcgctgtctatacagagtctgcatgttctccccgtgtctgcgtgggtttcctctgggtgctccggtttcctcccagtccgaagatgtgtgggttaggtggatgatcacgctaaattgcccaaaagtAATTTTGCCCAAAAatgtagtgtccaaaagttaagtggggttgatgggttaggggatagggtggaggtgtgggcttaggttggaTGTTCTTTCAGGGacaggtgtagactcgatgggccgaatggcctccttctgcactgtaaattctatgagttgcagataaaagatcccatggcatttctTTGAAGGAGAgctatccccagtgtcctgtccaatatttatccttcaatcaacatcacaaaaatagattGCTGTTTGAGAGACCTAGCCATATGCAAACTGGTTGTTATGTTTCATAGAAACCTAGgagccaggggctgtttagcacactgggctaaatcgctggctttgaaagcagaccaaggcaggccagcagcacggttcgattcccgtaccagcctccccggacaggtgccagaatgtggcgactaggggcttttcacagtaacttcattgaagcctactcgtgacaataagcgattttcattcatttttcatttcatagaagaGTAAATATGGAAGGAGCTGAAGCACTCGAGAGGGAATCGGATTAGGAAAAGAAACAATTCTAATAGCATTTACTGCAATAATTTAACATGAGGACTCCTCAACCCAACCATGCTGGCATAGTCTGGttgggttgggctgaatggcctcatcccgCATTGTGACAGCTGCACATGGCGCCGCAGCAGGAGGCAAATGAAGTGAGATGAAGAATTCACACAGCTCTACCTGATGCACATACTCGTCCATGGTCGGCGGCATGTCGAAATTGACAACCAGTTTGACATTGACGAGGTCCAGCCCTCTGCCAAGGACTCCTGTGCTCACCACAACCTCATAGTCACCTTGAAGCAGACCCTGGAAAAAAAGGACAGCATCAACAGGTCTTGAGTGATGAGatgggaagcccccccccccccccccccccccacccccacacacagaggtGCTTCCTTCTCCATTATTTACACACCCAGGCATGGACACCCTTGCTAAGATTTTGCAAACGGCCAAGTGTCAAAATAGCATGCTCCAAGGCTCAGCTTCCACAGCGGAGCGAAGCTGGTCAGTTTGATCAGAGGCACAGTTGGGACGCAGCAACCTGACTTTATTTTGTTCCTCGTGTGCAAGATGTgtcctgcaaatactgacacactcccgccAATGTTCGGATGATGCCGTGGTTAAGACCCTGGAGGCGGAGTGTTCAGATCGCACTGAATTGACTAAATTTGGTCACTTACACGCTGGCCCCATCCAAACTTGCTGCACTGGTGAACCTTCAGAGATTGAATGCAATACTAGATATTCAACAAGATGGTATTATGACTCAACTACACAAGAGTAGACAGGAATCACATATGGAGAATCTGTCACTCCTACCTACTCTGACTGAGATGTGCCTAGTCAATTCTTAGTGCTTTCTcatccaatatttatccctcagccaacgtCTCTTATCTTTTATCCCATTCGTGTTTGGGAGATCCTCACATGTGCATTTGGTTCCCATGGTTCCTGTGTTACAACAGTGACAGCAGCTCAAGAATATTTCATTGGCAGTAGAGTGCTTTGGGACACCAGGTTGTGAAATGCACATTAGAAATGTGAGTTTTGCTTCCTCATTCTTCACTAAACTGCCTGTTCTCCAAGATCTCCTATTCCCACCTTTTTTCCCCAGTCTCAGATGATCTGCTGCCTAATACTTCAatcatgccttggctacctctAGGTCTGGCGACTCTCAATGCACTCCTAGTGGACCTCCCACATTCTATCCTCCGTAACCTTGCggtcatccaaacctctgctgcccaCATCTAGTCCCGTTCACCCATCACTCTTGTGAACTtgctatggggctggtttagcacagtgggctaaacagctggcttgtgcattgctgcctacggcgctgaggacccgggttcgatccctgctctgggtcactgtccatgtggagtttgcacattctccccgtgtctgcgtgggtttcgcccccacaacccaaaagatgtgcaggataggtggattggccacactaaattgccgcttaattggaaaaaataattgggtactctaaatttaaaaaaacaaacagctggcttgtaatgcaatgtTAGGATAatgcaaggcagcagcgtgggttcaattcctgtaccggcctccccgaacaggcgccggaatgtggcgactaggggcttttcacagtaacttcattgaagcctacttgtgacaataagcgattattattattattacctacactggcttccagttaagcaacacctcgattttaaaattgtCACCCTGGTTTTCAAATCTCACCGTGGTCTTTCCACTCTCTATCTCGGCAATCGCTCCTCCTGTCCCACAACGATGAGGTCTCTGTGCTCTTCTAATTCTTTCCGATTTTAGTTCAACACAATTGGTGGCTTCAACTGTCAAGGCCCCAAGCTACGGAATTCCCTCCCCTTCTACCTGAGAAAGCTTCTGCCCTCATATCATtgaatgtagggcagcacggtggcgcagtggttagcactgctgcctcacgccaccgaggtcccaggttcgatcctggctctgggtcactgaccgtgtggagtttgcacattctccccgtgtctgcgtgggtttcacccccatgtgCAGGGtaagcggattggccacgctaaaacggcccctcaattggaaaaaaaaatgaattgggtactttaaatttattttttttaaatgtcgctttgtgaatgcaagctgttgttaAATTGTGAACCTAGACAAGTGAGGGCAGGCTTTTCAACTGCAGCAGGCCCTTAAGTTTTGTTCAGCTGAACAGCAGTCAGGAGAATGAACTTTCTTCAACCCAGAGATACCAAGGCCAACTGCGGTATTCCAAGAGCTGCCCTGGGTCCGGAATGGCACAGAGCACAGGTGGagctaagaacatagaacattacagcgcagtacgggcccttcggccctcgatgttgcgccgacctgtgaaaccatctgaagcctatctgacctacactattccattttcatccatatgtctatccagtgaccacttaaatgcccttaaagttggcgagtctactactgttgcaggcagggcgttccacacccctactactctctgagtaaagaaactgcctctgacatctgtcctatatctatcacccctcaatttaaagctatgtcccctcgtgttggtcatcaccatccgaggaaagagactctcactgtccaccctatctaaccctctgactatcttatatgtctctattaagtcacctctcagccttcgcctctctaacgaaaacaacctcaagtcgctgagcctttcctcgtaagaccttccctccataccaggcaagaaCTTTGTGCTGTGCGACTCAGTAAGACACTAGATAATCCACGTACTCGCTCCTTGAATTTCCATCAGCCCTTTACCTGCACAATCTGATTGCGTTCACACTGGGCCTTGTCCGAGTGAATGGACACTGTTTTCAGGCCTGTAATCTTGTGCACAGCGTTGGACAGGAGATCAGCTCCCAGTCTGCAATCCACAAACACCAGCACAGGGGGGTGGAAGAGCTTACTATCCTATAGGAGTGGAACAAATAGAAATGGATTAGAAAATGTTTGTGCAACACAAGAGGTTGGGGAAGTTTAAGTGAACAgtcattcctttctccctcctttCAATTCTGAGGGTACTGATCCCTGAAGTCCTTTAACCAAATGAtacttcagttctgtagaaggatcatttGGTTgggaaacattaactttgtttctctctccacagatgctgccacaccggttgagtttatccagcattttctgtttctatattATACATCTCCGATTCCCTACATCCTCCCCCACGTCCCTTCTTATCCCAGAGGTACTGATGCTAGATCCCATCTTGCATATTACCAATGACTCCCGAAGCATCTTTCATACTTGGCACtaaaaccgaaaatgctggacaatctcagcaggtctgacagcatctgtggagagagaagggagcgaacgtttcgagtctgggtgactcttcatCAAAGCTGACAAAGACTTTCACAAAAGCGTCATTCAGACTCGAAGCGTTAACTCCAATCCCtccccacagacgctgtcagacctgctaaggttgtccagcattttctgttcttgtttcaggttccagcatccgcagtaatttgcttttattattgtaCTTGGAACTCGGCCATGGCAGGAGACTCCCAGGAAACACTTTAGGGATGCATCGCTGAAGAGGTCAGACCTACCCACCGACTCACGGAGGACCCTGGCTTGCAACAGATCAAAATTGAGGGAAGACACCAAACACGTCGAGGGACTTAGTTGAAAAGATGGAGAGGCGAGGTTGTGGAGTCGGAGAGAGCGCCGAAACCTCCCAACAACTCACTGACTcaaccggtagcacagtggttatcactgttgcttcacagctctggggtcccaggttcagttcccggctgggtcactgtctgtgcggagtctgcacgttctccccgtgtctgcgtgggtttcctccgggtgctccggtttcctcccacaagtcctgaaagacgtgctattaggtgaattggatattctgaattgtccctctgtgtacccaaacaggcgccagggtgtggcgactaggggcttttcacagtaacttcactgcagtgttaatgtaaagcctacttgtgacaatagagattattattatcacctgCCTTACATGGGGCAGAGTGTCCAAATTGTCCATTGGGCtgatcagccatctcagaacccattgTAACGGAGTGGAAGCAGGTTTTCCTCGATCCAAGGGACTGCCCAAGGAAATGCTCATGTGACCAGCTAATTCTGCACAGGTTAAAGGGCTGAACCCAGGACCGTGCTGTTagcagtgattcagttccacacTTCCACAATCAACAATGGAATCCCTCTGCCCTGCTTTGTCACCAATTGCTGGATTGTGACGACATGCCGGTTCCAATCTCCCACCAGCCCCTACCCCGCTAACGTGACAGTTCGGTAGTGCTCGACTTTACATTCACGCAGAAAGCTTGTTCTACTTGCATTCAGGATCTCAAACAGTTTCTTCTTCTTGGACGGCTCCTCCACCCACAGGATAATCGGACGGACATTGGAACAAGGCTGGTTCATCTTTCCGATGGTGATCCTGACCGGGTCCTGAAGGAACTGGGTGGCCAGCTGCTCGATACCGGCTGGGATGGTGGCGGAGACCAGAATGGTTTGATGCTCCTCGGGTACTTTCTCCAGAATATCCAGCACCTGCTGCTGGAATCCCATCTTCAACATGGTATCGACCTCGACAAAAACAACACTGTTCAGTTTCATGGTAATCAATGTTGAGACATGCACGCTGGGTATTCATGTTTGGGATATGGGCATTGGTGGCAAAGCCAGCAATATTGTGgcacggtggtggtgagctacctcttgaaccgccgcagtccatGTAGGAGACAGTAACGTAGTGGTATTGAAAATGGACTAGTAATCACCggggtccctggttcaaatcccattcacggcagacgatcaaaattgaatttaataaaaatctgtaattaaatatCTAATGATCATCATGAAACTAgtgtcgattgtcgttaaaaacccatctggttcactaatgtcctttagggaaggaaatctgccgtccttacctggtctggcctacatgtacctacacctgcagcggttcaagaagacaactcaccccccaccttctgaagggcagttagggatgggcagtaaatgttggcctaaccagcgacgcccacatcccgtaaattaataatTAAAAGAAAAAGTGGAGCGTTGTATTGTTCCAGGACATTGATCCaataacaatgaaggaacagtgatgtatttacaagtcaggatggtgtgtgacttggcggGGAAGCTGGAGGTGCTCCAAGCTTTCACCAATCCATT from the Scyliorhinus canicula chromosome 23, sScyCan1.1, whole genome shotgun sequence genome contains:
- the ddx59 gene encoding probable ATP-dependent RNA helicase DDX59 isoform X2, coding for MCRNAKAAPHQPIGLVLTPTRELAIQIEGQAKELMMGLPNMRTALLVGGMPLPPQLHRLKQSIKVIIATPGRLLEILKQEAVSLCGVLTVVVDEVDTMLKMGFQQQVLDILEKVPEEHQTILVSATIPAGIEQLATQFLQDPVRITIGKMNQPCSNVRPIILWVEEPSKKKKLFEILNDSKLFHPPVLVFVDCRLGADLLSNAVHKITGLKTVSIHSDKAQCERNQIVQGLLQGDYEVVVSTGVLGRGLDLVNVKLVVNFDMPPTMDEYVHQVGRAGRLGHRGTAITFVNNSSSRHFLELVKRVKPTGTLLPPQLLNSPYLNEQQRREQMRNKQRAQKDTVNGKNLMDIIRKHDRSVLQKR